One genomic segment of Paenibacillus xylanexedens includes these proteins:
- a CDS encoding lasso peptide biosynthesis PqqD family chaperone has product MTATTPMNVEDRVTRKEGNLVSDMGSEKVMMSISSGKYYNLGSTGGRIWDLIAEERTLGEVVEVLAAEYEIEPDVCREQVVQFLEHLSREGLIDVTRGV; this is encoded by the coding sequence ATGACAGCGACTACGCCGATGAATGTGGAAGACCGGGTAACCCGGAAGGAAGGCAATCTGGTCAGTGATATGGGCAGTGAGAAAGTTATGATGAGCATTAGTTCTGGAAAATACTATAATCTCGGGAGTACCGGTGGACGAATCTGGGACCTGATCGCAGAGGAACGCACGCTGGGTGAAGTTGTTGAGGTACTTGCAGCGGAGTATGAGATTGAGCCAGATGTATGTCGTGAGCAGGTGGTGCAATTCCTGGAACATCTGTCTCGTGAAGGTTTAATCGACGTTACTCGCGGAGTGTAG
- a CDS encoding lasso peptide biosynthesis B2 protein: MLRKIKVYLSLPRSMRRLVWEAYILLGWARIQKAMPFAKIAPGLGTPMVETPMTGLERSEVITIRNISKAISLASKYTLWESRCLVMAIAGMKMLERRKIESTLYMGTARNKQGHMMAHAWLRSGKLIVTGADTMDQYTVVGVFGKRCPEKGSGEIVYDT, translated from the coding sequence ATGTTGCGAAAAATAAAGGTTTATCTCTCGCTCCCGCGGTCGATGCGTCGACTGGTATGGGAGGCCTATATCCTCCTTGGCTGGGCACGCATTCAGAAGGCTATGCCATTTGCCAAAATCGCTCCAGGGCTGGGTACGCCTATGGTAGAAACACCGATGACAGGACTCGAACGCAGCGAGGTCATCACCATACGGAATATTTCCAAAGCGATTTCGCTCGCCAGTAAATATACGTTATGGGAAAGCCGCTGCCTTGTAATGGCGATTGCCGGGATGAAGATGCTTGAGCGACGCAAGATAGAGAGTACGTTATACATGGGGACTGCACGGAATAAGCAAGGACATATGATGGCTCATGCCTGGCTGCGAAGTGGTAAATTGATCGTGACCGGAGCTGATACTATGGACCAATATACGGTTGTCGGTGTGTTTGGCAAACGGTGTCCGGAGAAGGGATCTGGGGAGATTGTCTATGATACATGA